A region of Vigna unguiculata cultivar IT97K-499-35 unplaced genomic scaffold, ASM411807v1 contig_429, whole genome shotgun sequence DNA encodes the following proteins:
- the LOC114171939 gene encoding uncharacterized protein LOC114171939, whose translation MEALREENSRLRQKIEADQGVEEPCQPRSRADIPPNSRVAAPPQSRVDVHPTEDESEYRPTGPTTGGNYSSFASKRNRRHPFIDGITETPLPHKWKAPIVTYDGTTDPDEFISIYTNQVGLYSTDDAVLCKSFSVALRGSALEWFMSLPPYTIDSFTTLTTTFTTQFDTSRRHDLTTIALLNLRQEEGEPLRVFIDRFGAIAMKIKDLTPNLILMYMMTSLQPGPFTDELAMCPPLSMQELRKRAAIRGPAGRTHPPPRKYQNPPNADLSKYCHYHRNNGHTTDECDTLRDKIQELVRAGHLKHYIRETGEGAPRPRYERNDNRRVERRPDRRIERREPRREPARTQHTEQRMPTQPQPRRTDDRPPLRGTINTISGGFAGGGRSSSSRKKHLRAVQSVHAVSGRTIRRMPPITFSDVDFQGTDPNQDDPMVITIEVENFAIKKVLIDQGSSVDILYWKTFNKLQIPLADLTPHDEPIYGFSGERVPTKGYIDLHTTFGEGRQTKTIPIRYLVVEAHTSYNILLGRPSIPWEPSCLPHTSP comes from the exons ATGGAAGCGTTGAGAGAAGAAAATTCCCGCCTTAGGCAGAAAATAGAAGCAGACCAAGGGGTCGAGGAGCCCTGCCAACCTCGGTCAAGGGCAGACATTCCACCAAACTCAAGGGTAGCCGCCCCTCCCCAATCAAGAGTTGACGTCCATCCAACTGAGGATGAAAGCGAATACAGACCCACCGGACCAACAACAGGCGGTAACTACAGCTCCTTCGCCTCAAAGAGAAATCGTCGCCACCCCTTCATAGATGGGATCACAGAGACCCCCCTACCCCATAAGTGGAAAGCACCCATTGTGACATATGACGGCACAACAGACCCGGACGAGTTTATATCTATTTACACCAATCAGGTAGGTTTGTATTCTACGGACGACGCCGTCCTGTGTAAGTCGTTTTCGGTAGCACTGAGAGGATCAGCTTTGGAGTGGTTCATGAGTCTTCCCCCCTACACCATTGATTCCTTCACCACGCTTACCACCACCTTCACCACCCAATTCGACACAAGCCGCCGCCACGACCTCACTACAATTGCCCTCCTCAATCTCAGGCAGGAGGAGGGAGAACCTCTCCGAGTTTTTATCGACAGATTTGGCGCCATCGCCATGAAAATCAAGGACCTTACCCCCAATCTCATATTGATGTACATGATGACCTCTCTCCAACCAGGACCTTTCACTGATGAATTAGCAATGTGCCCCCCCTTAAGCATGCAGGAACTTAGGAAAAGAGCAGCCAT ACGAGGTCCTGCAGGCCGAACTCATCCCCCACCCAGAAAGTACCAAAACCCACCTAACGCGGACCTAAGTAAATACTGCCATTACCATCGCAACAACGGCCACACAACTGATGAATGCGACACCTTGAGGGACAAGATACAAGAACTTGTGCGGGCCGGGCATCTCAAGCATTACATAAGAGAAACGGGGGAAGGCGCACCCAGACCCCGGTATGAGAGGAACGATAATAGACGAGTCGAGCGACGACCAGACCGGCGGATTGAACGTAGGGAACCGAGAAGAGAACCTGCAAGAACCCAACACACAGAACAAAGAATGCCAACACAACCGCAACCCAGACGAACCGATGATAGACCACCCCTGCGCGGGACAATCAACACCATATCTGGAGGGTTCGCCGGAGGAGGAAGGTCGTCCTCTTCTAGAAAGAAACACCTAAGGGCTGTCCAATCAGTACATGCCGTATCTGGCAGAACGATAAGAAGAATGCCGCCCATCACATTCTCAGATGTAGACTTTCAAGGCACCGATCCCAACCAAGACGACCCTATGGTCATAACCATAGAAGTAGAAAACTTCGCAATCAAGAAAGTGCTCATCGACCAAGGAAGCTCCGTAGATATCTTATACTGGAAAACTTTTAACAAGCTACAGATACCCCTAGCCGACCTAACTCCCCATGATGAACCCATATACGGATTCTCAGGCGAGAGGGTCCCAACCAAAGGATACATCGACCTCCACACCACCTTTGGAGAGGGTAGACAAACAAAGACCATACCCATCCGCTACCTGGTCGTGGAGGCCCatacatcctacaacatactttTAGGAAGACCATCCATCCCTTGGGAGCCATCGTGTCTACCCCACACCTCGCCATGA